From Vigna unguiculata cultivar IT97K-499-35 chromosome 5, ASM411807v1, whole genome shotgun sequence, the proteins below share one genomic window:
- the LOC114185388 gene encoding dynein light chain 1, cytoplasmic-like, which produces MQNHSSSSSLMHSITMEEQQHQQQPKLIKDHGFKENPSQTIMRLASLAIGFNVRLKSSDMPAHMQEHALRHTRSLLSLSTPSPKLSNTLIARALKKEFDTKYGLAWHCVIGKSFGSFVSHTGGGFIYFSIDTLSVLLFKTEVHLVRQPPP; this is translated from the exons ATGCAAAaccactcttcttcttcttctctgatgcattccatcaccatggaagaacaacaacatcaacaacaaccAAAGCTCATCAAAGATCATGGCTTTAAGGAGAACCCTTCTCAAACCATCATGAGACTGGCTTCACTTGCCATCGGCTTCAACGTGAGGTTGAAATCATCTGATATGCCTGCCCACATGCAGGAACATGCTCTTCGTCACACCAGATCACTCCTTTCTCTTTCAACTCCTTCTCCAAAGCTCTCTAACACCCTCATAGCTAGAGCTCTCAAAAAG GAGTTTGATACAAAGTATGGACTAGCCTGGCATTGTGTGATAGGGAAGAGTTTCGGGTCCTTTGTGAGTCACACTGGTGGAGGGTTCATCTACTTCTCAATTGACACACTTTCTGTTCTTCTTTTCAAAACTGAGGTTCATTTGGTCAGACAACCTCCTCCTTAA